The following are encoded in a window of Bordetella genomosp. 10 genomic DNA:
- a CDS encoding ABC transporter substrate-binding protein: MHRSVRRNGADNCRRPARHPEPATTPTLRHRGARLFGATLLWTAAALQAACAATATAAAPRYGGILKVALDGDPQCVDPQQPGNNTALNVARQITDSLTDQDPETGAIVPWLATRWTVDDDSRRFAFTLRDGVTFADGTPVDADAVKANFEAIVKMGARSSLASTYLAGLDGVDTPDAHTVVVRFKQSNAQFLQATSTMSMGLLAKATLARSYEERCQGQLTGSGPFVLKSFVHNQAVKLARRDDYAWGSTLARHAGKAYLEGIEFRVIPESGVRTGSLVSRQIDVNTSVLPQDEKVLQAQQIPILARGNPGLVYSLYPQESLPIGGDAAVRRALVKGINRPELQAILSQYQRAATSLLARTTPLYVDHAADLAYDPEGAAKLLDDAGWKPGPDGIRVKNGQRLAIPLEYWQSVTYLELVQQQLRAIGIDLQLKKSVIGQVNAKRDSGQLAIQFYNLTRADPDILRTVFLASGRNVNFRQPSEVDDVLARSAATLDTEARRKLVDQAVTLLLRDGHAIPLVELATVGATGRNVHGLHYEASSRLQFFDTWVDR; this comes from the coding sequence ATGCACCGCAGTGTCCGAAGGAATGGCGCAGACAACTGTCGCCGGCCCGCGCGCCATCCCGAACCGGCGACAACGCCCACACTGCGCCACCGCGGGGCCCGCCTGTTCGGCGCAACGCTGCTCTGGACCGCCGCCGCCCTGCAAGCGGCCTGCGCGGCCACCGCGACGGCCGCCGCGCCGCGGTACGGCGGCATACTCAAGGTAGCGCTGGACGGCGACCCGCAATGCGTCGATCCTCAGCAGCCGGGCAACAACACCGCGCTGAACGTCGCGCGCCAGATCACCGACTCGCTGACCGACCAGGATCCGGAGACCGGCGCCATCGTTCCCTGGCTGGCCACCCGCTGGACCGTCGACGACGACAGCCGCCGCTTCGCCTTCACGCTGCGCGACGGCGTCACGTTCGCCGACGGCACGCCGGTGGACGCCGACGCCGTCAAGGCCAACTTCGAAGCCATCGTCAAGATGGGCGCGCGCTCGTCGCTGGCCTCCACCTACCTGGCCGGCCTCGACGGCGTCGACACGCCGGACGCCCATACCGTGGTGGTGCGATTCAAGCAGTCCAACGCGCAGTTCCTTCAGGCCACCTCCACCATGAGCATGGGCCTGCTCGCCAAGGCGACCCTGGCCAGGTCGTACGAGGAACGCTGCCAGGGACAACTGACAGGCTCCGGCCCCTTCGTCCTCAAGAGCTTCGTCCACAACCAGGCCGTCAAGCTGGCCCGGCGCGACGACTACGCCTGGGGTTCGACGCTGGCGCGCCATGCGGGCAAGGCTTACCTGGAGGGCATCGAATTCCGCGTCATACCCGAGTCGGGCGTGCGCACGGGCAGCCTGGTCTCGCGCCAGATAGACGTCAACACCAGCGTCCTGCCGCAGGACGAGAAGGTATTGCAGGCACAGCAGATCCCCATCCTCGCGCGCGGCAATCCGGGCCTGGTCTACAGCCTTTATCCCCAGGAGTCGCTTCCCATAGGCGGCGACGCCGCCGTCCGGCGCGCGCTCGTCAAGGGCATCAACCGTCCTGAACTGCAAGCCATCCTGTCGCAGTACCAGCGCGCCGCCACCTCGCTGCTGGCGCGGACCACGCCGCTCTACGTCGACCATGCCGCGGACCTGGCCTACGATCCCGAGGGCGCGGCCAAGCTGCTGGACGACGCCGGCTGGAAGCCGGGCCCGGACGGCATCCGCGTCAAGAACGGCCAGCGCCTGGCCATCCCGCTGGAATACTGGCAATCCGTCACCTACCTGGAACTGGTGCAGCAACAACTGCGCGCGATCGGCATCGACCTGCAATTGAAGAAAAGCGTGATCGGGCAGGTAAACGCCAAGCGCGACAGCGGCCAACTGGCGATCCAGTTCTACAACCTGACGCGCGCCGATCCCGACATCCTGCGCACCGTCTTCCTGGCCAGCGGACGCAACGTCAACTTCCGCCAGCCGTCCGAGGTCGACGACGTGCTGGCCCGCTCGGCCGCCACGCTGGACACCGAGGCGCGGCGCAAGCTGGTCGACCAGGCCGTCACGCTGCTGCTGCGCGACGGCCACGCGATTCCCCTCGTGGAGCTGGCGACCGTCGGCGCGACCGGCAGGAACGTGCACGGCCTGCACTACGAGGCATCCTCGCGCCTGCAGTTCTTCGATACGTGGGTCGACCGATGA
- a CDS encoding aliphatic sulfonate ABC transporter substrate-binding protein: MRLFLSPSLRAAAAALLVSLSASASAADVVLRIGYLRTQGYIADFPLAKVEIPGVKLELVPLETGNDALEAVNAGAVDIGETGEVQPIFAQSGRRPVRVIAATAPQTAATAILVRKDAPIETVADLKGKKIAFVQGTNSHWLLIQVLASAGLKQSDIQPVLLGPADAIAALANGRIDAAITTAPTIQIIEAQGGRVLADGKGLVNSSLYYLATTRTIAGEKRPALDAFVKALDTHLGWIQQNLDARADWLAPKYGLPPGIVRAASNVMVPNLVPVGDGKLAAYTQRIADAFAGQKLIPGRIDTREEFDGSFDRNLAAP, from the coding sequence ATGCGCCTCTTCCTTTCCCCCTCGCTCCGCGCGGCCGCCGCCGCGCTGCTGGTCTCGCTCTCCGCCTCCGCCTCGGCCGCCGACGTCGTCTTGCGCATCGGCTATTTGCGCACCCAGGGCTATATCGCGGACTTTCCCCTCGCCAAGGTCGAGATCCCCGGGGTCAAGCTCGAACTGGTGCCGCTGGAGACAGGCAACGACGCCCTGGAGGCCGTCAATGCGGGCGCCGTCGATATCGGTGAAACCGGCGAGGTGCAGCCCATCTTCGCGCAAAGCGGCAGGCGTCCTGTCCGCGTCATCGCCGCCACCGCGCCGCAGACGGCGGCCACGGCCATCCTGGTGCGCAAGGATGCGCCCATCGAGACCGTGGCGGACCTCAAGGGCAAGAAGATCGCCTTCGTGCAAGGCACCAACAGCCATTGGCTGCTGATCCAGGTCCTCGCCAGCGCGGGCCTGAAGCAATCGGACATACAGCCGGTCCTGCTCGGCCCGGCGGACGCCATCGCCGCCCTGGCGAACGGCAGGATCGATGCCGCCATCACCACGGCGCCCACCATACAGATCATCGAGGCGCAGGGCGGCCGCGTGCTCGCGGACGGCAAGGGCCTGGTCAACAGCTCGCTCTACTACCTGGCCACCACGCGCACCATCGCCGGAGAAAAGCGGCCGGCGCTGGATGCCTTCGTCAAGGCGCTGGATACCCACCTCGGATGGATACAGCAGAACCTCGACGCGCGCGCGGACTGGCTGGCGCCGAAGTACGGCCTGCCACCCGGCATCGTGCGGGCCGCGTCGAACGTCATGGTGCCGAACCTGGTGCCGGTCGGCGACGGCAAGCTGGCGGCCTACACGCAACGCATCGCCGACGCCTTTGCCGGGCAGAAGCTGATTCCCGGCCGCATCGACACGCGCGAGGAATTCGACGGCAGCTTCGATCGCAATCTCGCCGCGCCATGA
- a CDS encoding ABC transporter permease, with amino-acid sequence MTDPACTLSPAAGRAEASAGAPSRAAQALRGILRRPALLASMLVLALILGWAVAPALFASADPLRGVPRDALQAPSTAHWFGTDHLGRDIYARTVHGTAASLRATSLAVLIALCSGGAIGLSAGFLGGRADAALMRATDVLMAIPTLLLSMAIVTVLGFGTVNVAIAVGLSYIATFARLMRGEVMRWRGATFVEAAIAGGVRTGAVLLRHVLPHAAGPVLALAALEFGAAVLAVSSLSFLGFGAPPPQPEWGLLISEGRNYMAAAWWYTTMPGAVVAAVVLAANQVARAVQEQGDAR; translated from the coding sequence ATGACGGATCCTGCCTGCACCCTGTCCCCGGCCGCCGGCCGCGCCGAGGCAAGCGCCGGCGCGCCATCGCGCGCGGCCCAGGCCCTGCGCGGCATCCTGCGCCGGCCCGCCCTGCTGGCCAGCATGCTGGTCCTGGCGCTGATCCTCGGCTGGGCCGTGGCGCCCGCCCTCTTCGCCAGCGCCGATCCGCTGCGCGGCGTCCCGCGCGACGCGCTGCAGGCGCCGTCGACGGCGCACTGGTTCGGCACCGATCATCTGGGGCGCGACATCTATGCGCGCACCGTGCACGGCACCGCCGCATCGCTGCGCGCGACGAGCCTGGCGGTATTGATCGCGCTCTGCAGCGGCGGCGCCATCGGCCTGTCGGCCGGCTTCCTGGGCGGCCGCGCCGACGCCGCGCTGATGCGCGCCACCGACGTCCTGATGGCCATCCCGACGCTGCTGCTGTCGATGGCCATCGTCACGGTGCTGGGCTTCGGCACCGTCAACGTCGCCATCGCGGTCGGGCTGTCCTACATCGCCACGTTCGCGCGGCTGATGCGGGGAGAAGTCATGCGCTGGCGCGGCGCGACCTTCGTCGAAGCCGCGATCGCCGGCGGCGTACGCACCGGCGCCGTCCTGCTGCGCCACGTGCTGCCGCACGCGGCCGGTCCCGTGCTGGCGCTGGCCGCGCTGGAATTCGGCGCGGCGGTGCTGGCCGTGTCCTCCTTGAGCTTCCTGGGCTTCGGCGCGCCGCCGCCGCAACCCGAATGGGGGCTGCTCATTTCCGAAGGCCGCAACTACATGGCGGCGGCCTGGTGGTACACGACCATGCCGGGCGCCGTCGTGGCGGCCGTGGTGCTGGCCGCCAACCAGGTGGCGCGCGCCGTGCAAGAACAGGGAGACGCGCGATGA
- a CDS encoding LLM class flavin-dependent oxidoreductase — protein sequence MTSIPRFHIGLGLNAIAHEGHAGHAGSHWEQAIVDADAAGVDFVTLDDRAGLASGAGQSPLDALLLAARVGPLTRRIGILPGAVIPLNEPFHVSTAIATLDYVTGGRAGLLPAVPDADRAGAVHRLAGADLPGFPAPRRDALYADAAAALRAIRLLWDSWEDDAIIRDAGSGRFIDRDKLHYVDFQGAGWSIRGPSIVPRPPQGQPPVAIGVRDDEDIAWAAKAADIVFLPVAGDAAAEAALRARLRQARADGPAGPLRHYADLAFSLDPLTREDGWRDDARGNHYVGTPDTLAARIVDFQARGYDGVRIHPRNLARDLPAIDQAVLPRLRDAGLLPANTDGPGPDLRRRLGLPPAPNRYLDATAPGAQQS from the coding sequence ATGACATCCATCCCTCGTTTTCATATCGGACTGGGCCTGAACGCGATCGCGCACGAAGGCCACGCCGGCCATGCCGGGTCGCATTGGGAGCAGGCCATCGTCGACGCCGATGCCGCCGGCGTGGACTTCGTCACCCTGGATGACCGGGCCGGACTGGCCAGCGGCGCCGGCCAGTCGCCATTGGACGCCCTGCTCCTGGCCGCGCGGGTGGGGCCGTTGACGCGCCGCATCGGCATCCTGCCGGGCGCCGTCATCCCCCTGAACGAACCCTTTCACGTTTCCACGGCCATCGCCACGCTGGACTACGTCACGGGCGGCCGCGCCGGCCTGCTTCCCGCCGTGCCCGACGCCGACCGCGCCGGCGCCGTACACCGCCTGGCCGGCGCGGACCTGCCAGGCTTCCCGGCGCCGCGGCGCGACGCGCTCTACGCGGACGCGGCGGCGGCCTTGCGGGCCATCCGCCTGCTATGGGACAGTTGGGAAGACGACGCCATCATCCGCGACGCCGGCAGCGGCCGGTTCATCGACCGGGACAAGCTGCACTACGTCGACTTCCAGGGCGCCGGCTGGTCCATCCGCGGCCCCTCCATCGTGCCGCGGCCGCCGCAGGGCCAGCCGCCGGTCGCCATCGGCGTGCGCGACGACGAGGACATCGCCTGGGCCGCCAAGGCCGCCGACATCGTCTTCCTCCCCGTCGCGGGCGACGCGGCGGCCGAGGCCGCGCTGCGCGCGCGGCTGCGCCAGGCGCGGGCGGATGGACCCGCCGGACCGCTGCGCCACTATGCCGATCTCGCGTTCTCCCTCGACCCGCTGACCCGGGAAGACGGCTGGCGCGACGACGCGCGCGGCAACCATTACGTCGGCACGCCCGACACCCTGGCCGCGCGCATCGTGGACTTCCAGGCTCGCGGCTACGACGGCGTGCGCATCCATCCCCGCAACCTCGCGCGCGACCTGCCCGCCATCGACCAGGCGGTCCTGCCGCGCTTGCGCGATGCCGGGCTGCTGCCGGCGAATACCGATGGGCCCGGTCCCGACCTGCGGCGTCGCCTGGGCCTGCCGCCCGCCCCCAACCGCTATCTCGATGCCACGGCGCCAGGAGCGCAGCAATCATGA
- a CDS encoding ABC transporter permease, translated as MNRRLLRYAVPLLLVAAWQFAGGLDGTDPTRLSTPWQTLEAFGRMQHDRVLLPSLGISLARAAAGLLAGGGLGLLLGVAVGLMRGAETLLDATFQMIRTLPHLALVPLFLIWFGIGEEAKVALVALGSFFPLYLNTFKAIRGIDPRLLELARIQSLTRAQLIREIVLPGAMPGILVGLRLSLGAAWISLIVAEQVNADAGIGFLTMQARTFGQTDVIMACLAIYAAVGLLADLFVRYLEKRGAAWQAGA; from the coding sequence ATGAACCGACGCCTTCTACGCTACGCCGTGCCCTTGCTGCTCGTCGCGGCATGGCAGTTCGCGGGCGGCCTGGACGGGACCGATCCAACGCGCCTGAGCACGCCCTGGCAGACCCTGGAGGCATTCGGCCGGATGCAGCACGACCGCGTCCTGCTGCCCTCCCTGGGCATCTCGCTGGCCCGCGCGGCCGCCGGCCTGCTGGCGGGCGGCGGCCTGGGGCTGCTGCTGGGAGTGGCGGTGGGCCTGATGCGCGGCGCGGAGACCCTGCTCGACGCCACCTTCCAGATGATACGCACGCTCCCGCACCTGGCCCTGGTGCCCCTGTTCCTCATCTGGTTCGGCATCGGCGAGGAAGCCAAGGTGGCGCTGGTCGCCCTGGGCAGTTTCTTTCCGCTGTACCTCAACACCTTCAAGGCCATACGCGGCATCGATCCCCGCCTGCTGGAACTGGCGCGCATCCAATCGCTCACGCGCGCCCAGCTCATCCGCGAGATCGTGCTCCCCGGCGCCATGCCCGGCATCCTGGTCGGCCTGCGGCTATCGCTGGGCGCCGCCTGGATCAGCCTCATCGTCGCCGAGCAGGTCAATGCCGACGCCGGCATCGGCTTTCTCACCATGCAGGCGCGCACCTTCGGACAAACCGATGTCATCATGGCTTGCCTGGCGATCTACGCCGCGGTCGGCCTGCTGGCCGACCTGTTCGTGCGCTACCTGGAAAAGCGAGGCGCCGCATGGCAGGCCGGAGCATGA
- a CDS encoding ABC transporter ATP-binding protein: protein MSAVARAGHYGAPAAPAPRPPKEAATAATAAPGMPVARLRGVSRRFGRHDVLHALDLDIHEGEFLALIGKSGSGKSTLLRVLSGLDNGAQGQIEADAHTGYVFQDARLVPWRRVWENVTLGHGASRATRRALAAALLREVGLEDRLDAYPAALSGGQAQRCALCRALLRRPRLLLLDEPFGALDALTRMQMQALVARLWADHGMAALLVTHDVEEALLLADRVLVLDQGRIASRHDIAMARPRNRTDPALQALRERLLGELGLGANGGPRAI, encoded by the coding sequence ATGAGCGCCGTCGCCCGCGCCGGCCACTACGGCGCTCCGGCGGCGCCCGCGCCGCGTCCGCCGAAAGAAGCCGCGACCGCCGCGACCGCCGCGCCAGGCATGCCCGTGGCGCGGCTGCGCGGCGTCAGCCGGCGGTTCGGACGGCACGACGTCCTGCATGCGCTGGATCTCGACATCCATGAAGGCGAATTCCTTGCGCTCATCGGCAAGAGCGGTTCCGGAAAGTCCACGCTGCTGCGCGTGCTCAGCGGCCTGGACAACGGCGCGCAAGGACAGATCGAAGCCGACGCCCATACCGGCTACGTATTCCAGGATGCGCGCCTGGTCCCGTGGCGGCGCGTCTGGGAGAACGTCACGCTGGGGCATGGCGCGTCCCGCGCGACGCGGCGCGCCCTGGCCGCGGCCTTGCTGCGCGAGGTCGGGCTCGAGGATCGCCTGGACGCCTATCCCGCCGCATTGTCGGGCGGCCAGGCGCAGCGCTGCGCCCTCTGCCGCGCATTGCTGCGGCGTCCGCGCCTCCTGCTGCTGGACGAACCTTTCGGGGCGCTGGACGCGCTCACCCGCATGCAGATGCAGGCGCTGGTCGCCCGGCTATGGGCGGACCATGGCATGGCGGCCCTGTTGGTGACGCACGATGTCGAGGAAGCCTTGCTGCTCGCCGATCGCGTGCTCGTGCTGGACCAGGGGCGCATCGCGTCCCGCCACGACATCGCCATGGCTCGCCCCCGCAATCGCACCGATCCGGCGCTGCAGGCCCTGCGCGAGCGTCTGCTCGGCGAACTGGGCCTGGGCGCGAACGGCGGCCCCCGCGCGATATAG
- a CDS encoding ABC transporter permease → MKRGAPACAYLATRVAQAVFVLWAAYTLSFLILYILPSDPISIMLNQGDGLADPVQVAALRAAYHLDEPLLAQYGIALGNALRLDLGNSIQTGQPVTAMLAQAAPATAALALSALGAALVLGVALALAASAASAGGTPRLRQLLHSLPSLGVCLPTFWIGLLLLQWFSFGLPLFPAMGNEGWRSLALPAATLAVPTAATVAQVLLRSLEGVWRQPFVHALRAKGLTRVRLLLVHVLPNAAIPLLTMAGVIMGNLLAGSVVTETVFSREGIGRLAQSAVAVKDIPVVQGVVVLAAAVFVAINLAVDLAYPLLDARITRERGRALA, encoded by the coding sequence ATGAAACGGGGCGCGCCGGCCTGCGCCTATCTGGCGACGCGCGTGGCCCAGGCCGTCTTCGTCCTGTGGGCGGCTTACACGCTGTCTTTTCTCATCCTGTACATCCTTCCCAGCGACCCCATCAGCATCATGCTGAACCAGGGCGACGGCCTGGCCGATCCCGTCCAGGTGGCGGCGTTGCGCGCGGCCTACCACCTGGACGAGCCGCTGCTGGCGCAATACGGCATCGCCCTCGGCAACGCCTTGCGGCTGGACCTGGGCAATTCCATCCAGACGGGCCAGCCCGTGACCGCGATGCTGGCGCAGGCCGCGCCGGCCACCGCGGCGCTGGCGTTATCCGCGCTGGGCGCGGCATTGGTCCTCGGCGTCGCGCTGGCGCTGGCCGCCAGCGCCGCCAGCGCCGGCGGCACGCCGCGCCTGCGCCAATTGCTGCATTCGCTGCCCTCGCTGGGCGTGTGCCTGCCCACCTTCTGGATCGGCCTGCTGCTGCTCCAATGGTTTTCCTTCGGCCTGCCCCTGTTCCCCGCCATGGGCAACGAAGGATGGCGCTCGCTGGCGCTGCCGGCCGCGACGCTCGCCGTTCCCACCGCGGCGACCGTGGCGCAAGTGCTGCTGCGGTCGCTGGAAGGCGTCTGGCGCCAGCCCTTCGTCCACGCGCTGCGCGCCAAGGGCCTCACGCGCGTCCGCCTGCTGCTCGTTCACGTGCTGCCCAATGCCGCCATCCCGTTGCTGACCATGGCCGGCGTCATCATGGGCAATCTCCTGGCCGGCTCGGTCGTCACCGAGACCGTCTTCTCGCGCGAAGGAATAGGCCGGCTCGCGCAGAGCGCGGTGGCGGTCAAGGACATTCCCGTGGTGCAGGGCGTGGTCGTGCTGGCCGCCGCGGTGTTCGTGGCGATCAACCTGGCGGTCGACCTGGCCTATCCGCTGCTGGATGCGCGCATCACCCGCGAACGTGGACGGGCGCTGGCATGA
- a CDS encoding dipeptide ABC transporter ATP-binding protein, producing the protein MTEEHPRLLTVSGLTVSYDAASPPALDGVSLHIRPGEIVAVVGESGSGKSTLAAALTGLLPGNARRHGGIRFEDRDLAAATEKTWVALRGRRIGFVPQDPGLSLDPIQRIGVQLREALTVHGAPRRHAAQQVARLLAEVGLDDGARVAAGFPHELSGGMRQRALIAMAIANEPSLIVADEPTSALDVTVQRQVLDHLEGLARRKRIAVLLITHDLGVALDRADRIVVMRQGCVVETGGTAALFEDPRHPYTRALLAAAPMLAHRMPARSAHVPAVPAANVIALPPRPPRARDTDPPASPLLRLEGLTKVFPGGLKAVDDVSFEVPRHGTTGVVGESGSGKSTTARIALCLERPSAGRVLFDGQDVTHLSRGALRDFRRRVQVVYQNPYASLDPRYTLARIVAEPLEAYGVGNAASRRARAAALLEQVELSPALLDRRPAQLSGGQRQRVAIARALAIGPELVVLDEAVSALDVSVQARILDLLARLQRDLGVSYLFISHDLAVVRQISHRLVVLRAGAVVEQGPAWRVFEQPRHRYTQALLADSPGQRGAPRRDGLHLAA; encoded by the coding sequence ATGACGGAAGAACACCCTCGCCTGCTGACGGTCAGCGGACTGACCGTCTCCTACGACGCCGCGTCGCCGCCGGCGCTCGACGGCGTCAGCCTGCACATCCGCCCGGGAGAAATCGTCGCCGTGGTGGGCGAGTCCGGCTCCGGCAAGTCCACGCTCGCCGCGGCGTTGACCGGCCTGCTGCCCGGCAACGCGCGGCGCCACGGCGGCATCCGCTTCGAGGACCGCGACCTGGCGGCCGCCACCGAGAAAACCTGGGTGGCGCTGCGCGGCCGGCGCATCGGGTTCGTCCCCCAGGACCCGGGACTGTCGCTGGATCCGATCCAGCGCATCGGCGTGCAATTGCGCGAAGCGCTGACCGTGCATGGAGCGCCGCGGCGCCATGCGGCGCAACAGGTGGCGCGCCTGCTGGCGGAGGTCGGACTGGATGACGGCGCCCGCGTGGCGGCCGGTTTCCCGCACGAATTGTCCGGCGGCATGCGGCAGCGGGCGCTGATCGCCATGGCCATCGCCAACGAACCCTCGCTGATCGTCGCCGACGAACCGACCAGCGCGCTGGACGTCACCGTGCAGCGCCAGGTGCTGGACCACCTGGAAGGCCTGGCGCGGCGCAAGCGCATCGCCGTCCTGCTCATTACCCACGACCTGGGGGTGGCGCTGGACCGCGCCGATCGCATCGTCGTCATGCGGCAGGGATGTGTCGTCGAAACGGGCGGCACGGCCGCGCTGTTCGAAGACCCGCGCCATCCCTATACCCGCGCGCTGCTGGCGGCCGCGCCCATGCTCGCGCACCGGATGCCGGCGCGGTCCGCGCATGTCCCGGCGGTGCCCGCGGCCAATGTGATCGCGCTGCCGCCACGCCCGCCCCGTGCGCGGGACACGGACCCGCCGGCGAGCCCGCTGCTGCGCCTGGAAGGCTTGACCAAGGTATTCCCCGGCGGCCTGAAGGCGGTCGACGACGTGTCCTTCGAGGTGCCGCGCCACGGCACCACCGGCGTGGTCGGCGAATCGGGCTCGGGCAAATCGACGACGGCGCGGATCGCGCTCTGCCTGGAACGCCCGAGCGCCGGCAGGGTGCTGTTCGACGGCCAGGACGTCACCCATCTGTCGCGTGGCGCCCTGCGGGATTTCCGCCGCCGCGTGCAGGTGGTCTACCAGAATCCCTACGCCTCGCTCGATCCTCGCTACACGCTGGCGCGCATCGTCGCCGAGCCCCTGGAGGCCTATGGCGTCGGCAACGCGGCCAGCCGGCGCGCGCGCGCCGCGGCCTTGCTCGAACAGGTCGAACTGTCGCCCGCCCTGCTCGACCGCAGGCCGGCCCAGCTCTCGGGCGGACAGCGCCAGCGCGTCGCCATCGCCCGCGCGCTGGCCATCGGCCCGGAACTGGTCGTGCTGGACGAGGCGGTCTCGGCCCTGGACGTCTCCGTACAGGCGCGCATCCTGGACCTGCTGGCGCGGCTGCAACGCGACCTGGGCGTGAGCTACCTGTTCATTTCGCACGACCTCGCGGTGGTGCGGCAGATATCCCATCGACTGGTCGTGCTGCGCGCCGGCGCGGTGGTCGAACAGGGGCCGGCATGGCGCGTCTTCGAGCAGCCCCGGCATCGCTACACGCAGGCGTTGCTGGCGGACAGCCCGGGACAGCGGGGCGCGCCGCGGCGGGACGGACTGCACCTGGCCGCCTGA
- a CDS encoding LLM class flavin-dependent oxidoreductase: MTRLPPSPPDDIRYGIWAPHRGHWVTPARDPVAAPFALARDVVLSAERSGYATALFAQHTINPAGQDAEVLEAWTAAAAAAALTSRIEIIAAVKPRLYHPAVLAKMALGIEDISAGRFAINLVSAWYKPELELSGIGFPPHDERYAYSAEWMEIVRALMEGHTVDHDGPSFRLRDFSLRSTRHGRRRPYVYSGGESEQGRRLAADHADCWLVNGRPVEDLQPMIADVAARPRKGAPLRFGTTGFALVRETEAQAQAELAHWLSVQDGDADTVRRQVGHIDPEARTIHYVKQYKEGRLIGANGGTIPGFVGSYDQVAERIAAFHRIGIGTFLLSFFPMIEEQERFAREIFPRVRALAGRP; this comes from the coding sequence GTGACCCGTCTCCCCCCATCCCCGCCCGACGACATCCGCTACGGCATCTGGGCGCCGCACCGCGGCCACTGGGTGACGCCCGCGCGCGATCCCGTCGCCGCACCGTTCGCCCTGGCGCGCGACGTGGTGCTGAGCGCCGAGCGCAGCGGCTACGCCACCGCCCTCTTCGCCCAGCACACCATCAATCCCGCGGGCCAGGACGCCGAGGTGCTGGAGGCGTGGACGGCCGCCGCCGCGGCGGCGGCCCTTACCTCCCGGATCGAGATCATCGCCGCCGTCAAGCCCCGCCTCTATCATCCCGCCGTCCTCGCCAAGATGGCCCTGGGCATCGAGGACATCAGCGCCGGCCGTTTTGCGATCAACCTCGTCAGCGCCTGGTACAAGCCGGAACTCGAGCTGTCCGGCATCGGATTCCCGCCGCACGACGAGCGCTACGCCTATAGCGCCGAATGGATGGAAATCGTGCGCGCGCTGATGGAAGGGCATACGGTCGACCATGACGGCCCTTCCTTTCGCCTGCGCGACTTCTCCTTGCGCTCGACGCGCCATGGCCGGCGGCGCCCCTACGTCTATTCGGGCGGCGAATCCGAGCAGGGCCGCCGGCTCGCCGCGGATCATGCCGACTGCTGGCTGGTCAACGGCCGGCCGGTCGAGGACCTGCAGCCCATGATCGCCGACGTGGCGGCGCGGCCGCGCAAAGGGGCCCCTCTGCGCTTCGGCACCACCGGGTTCGCGCTGGTCAGGGAAACCGAGGCGCAGGCCCAGGCCGAACTGGCGCATTGGCTGTCGGTGCAGGACGGCGACGCCGACACCGTGCGCCGCCAGGTCGGCCATATCGACCCCGAAGCGCGCACGATCCACTACGTCAAGCAATACAAGGAAGGGCGTCTGATCGGCGCCAACGGCGGCACCATCCCCGGGTTCGTCGGCAGCTACGACCAGGTGGCGGAGAGAATCGCCGCATTCCACCGCATCGGCATCGGCACGTTCCTGCTGTCCTTCTTTCCCATGATCGAGGAGCAGGAACGCTTCGCCAGGGAAATCTTCCCCCGGGTGCGCGCCTTGGCGGGACGGCCCTGA